The stretch of DNA TTACCATGCAAGGAGATGATGTCCTAAGTCTGGATGAAATCCACACGAATAGTAACGGTGTGAATGTTTGTGATGGCTGGACATCCAGTGGTGACCATCAATGGCTGAACCTTGGCGGGTTTTAACTACTCGCTGGCACCCTCTAAATACTTGGCGGGGCGGGCTTCGTAGGCGGAGTGGATGTTTTCGCGCACGCCACTGGCGGTGGCGGCGTAGGGGCTGATGATGAAGTTGGGGTCGGTGAGCTGGTCTTCGGTGTAAGTGGGGTAAAGCACGGTGCGGTACCAGTCGGTTTTGAAGCCGGTGTGGGCGTAGGAGTCCAGCACGCGCTCGCCGGGGGCGAGTTCGTCGGTTATGGTGATTTGGGGCGTGCTGATGGAAGTGTAGTCGTAACTGTAAGGACCTTCCATGGTCACGGTGCGGCCGTCGTTGGTTCCATAAAATACGAAGTAGGCGTCGAAGCCATCGGTGTAGCCTTGAATGAGGAGATCGGCGGGGGTGTCGTTCATGAAGCGGAGATCCGGATTGGGATCGTAGACGGTGGCGTCCAGGCCGTAACCGTACGGGTAGGCGTAGTAGGAAACCGCATAGGAGTGATTTTTGCGCGCGGTGATGGGGAGGCCGCTGTAGAGGGCGGCGCGGAACATGGTGGAAGACACTTGGCAAAGGCCGCCGCCGTATTCGGGGATGGTTTCATCGCCTTTGATCACGAGTTCGGGGAGCCAGCCGTGGGCGGCATCGATGGGGCCCATGAGACCGGTGAAAGAAAATTCCGCCCCTTGTTCAATAATGATGCTGTTGAATTGCTGAAAGCCGCGATTCACATTGGCGATTCGATTGGTGGGTGAGGTTTTGTAAGTGGAATAGCCCACGCCCACAAGCTCCGTGATGCCGCGCTCTTTGAGGGAATCGGGGACGGTGATTTCCGGTTTAGTTTGAATGAGGGGGAGGGCAATGGAAGAAGCGGGCTCCTCTTCCGTGGGTTCTGTTTGGAGCGCATTAAAAAGTGCGGTTCGCAGCTCGGTTTTATCGATTTCTCGGCCAAATCGGGCGCTGCCGGTGAATTCATAAGATCCGTCTTCTTTTTCTGTGATCACAACAGGAAGCGGGTCTTGTTCCACTTCCGGCACGAGGGTGTTTTCTACAAATGTGATGAAGGGCGCTTCGTTGATTTCCCATTCCGCTCCCG from Candidatus Gracilibacteria bacterium encodes:
- a CDS encoding VanW family protein — protein: MTRSQTQVLAGALLSVGLLSFVAAAYHITKLPDAHFLSRIHADQVDFSAYSSFEEAALALQIEEENFLTAPLTLVSERGQITTSLGALGVDAQSEDSVQYLLNFPTDANALDKITLYLFGQNLSPTLTISEQALKTAFAETGIEQGNKDASFGVENGQVVILEEQIGYGIDLKTLTKQIEGYWENGATVPASDTLPLLTSEPAIRTAELESLLPLAEKFAKRSFTLTDEYGDSWDLAMIDHIDWIKPVTEFSSTGAEWEINEAPFITFVENTLVPEVEQDPLPVVITEKEDGSYEFTGSARFGREIDKTELRTALFNALQTEPTEEEPASSIALPLIQTKPEITVPDSLKERGITELVGVGYSTYKTSPTNRIANVNRGFQQFNSIIIEQGAEFSFTGLMGPIDAAHGWLPELVIKGDETIPEYGGGLCQVSSTMFRAALYSGLPITARKNHSYAVSYYAYPYGYGLDATVYDPNPDLRFMNDTPADLLIQGYTDGFDAYFVFYGTNDGRTVTMEGPYSYDYTSISTPQITITDELAPGERVLDSYAHTGFKTDWYRTVLYPTYTEDQLTDPNFIISPYAATASGVRENIHSAYEARPAKYLEGASE